AACAATGCCGGGGAACGTAACGAGCTCGGCATCCGGATGGTTCTCTTTCAGATATGTTTCACTGGTCGTACCGGAACGAGTTCCCACCTTTTTACCAGCAAGGTCATCCTCCGATTGGATTTCTTCGTTATCTCCATTGACTGCTATCATTAAGCCGGCATCATAGTATGGATCGGAGAAAGCAATCGATTCTTTACGCTCTTCCGTAATTGTCATACCGGCAATACCAATATCATAGCGGCCGGACTGCATGCCCGCTACGACACCATCAAATTTCATGGATTCGATATCCACGTTGAAACCTGCTTCATCTGCGACCGCTTTAATAAGATCGATATCGAAGCCTTCCATTTCGCCTGTCTCTTCATTCATAAACTCAAACGGAACGAAGTTGTTATCGGTAGCGACGGTGTACGTTTCACCAGAGTCGCCGGAAGCATCTTCATCCCCGCCACAAGCGGCAAGAATAGATACCATAGCAAAAATCGTAATTAATAAGACCCACTTCTTTTTCATTTTTTCTCCCCCTTATGAAAGATCGCTTCCCCATTATCTCAAATATAAATAATAATTAAAATTTTCTGAATTATTTGTTTTCAGCCTTATTATTGGATATTCACCGGATTAAGATGTCAGGAAGACATTTTTCTCATATTTACGACTTTTTCATCGGATTTTCTCGTTATTAAACTAAAAAAAGCCCAAAAAAGTCGTTTAAAGATTTTACCAAAGGGTAGTGGGGAATATTGGACTTTTAATTTCTAATAGAGGAAGGGTAATCATGCCTAACGAGTACAAGTTGGATACGACAGATTTCCAGTCCTTAAGGACCGCTTCCAGGAAAATGTTCCATATAATCAGCGAACATCTGGATGTCCAAACTGCCTATATTGCTAAAAAAGATGATACAACCATGACTGTGCTTAGTTCTTATAACAGAGATGAAGGTATCATCAACGAGGGATATACGGTGGATTACGGAGGTACATACTGTCGGTTTATATTAAACAGCCGCAATAAAACAATGACCACAGAGAATTTGATGCAGGAAGCACGGACGAAAGACTTAGAAGTTACGGGAGAGCTGCGGAAAAGAGGGTTTCTCGGCGTGGAGCTTACGGATGTTGATGGCAACACGTTCGGTACCCTTTGTGTAATGGATTCCGAGGAAAAGGTATTTGAGCAGGAAGACATTCGTTTCCTGAAATCTATCGCTGACGTTCTCTCCCATATAATCGAATTGGATCAAACGCAGTATAATATGGCTTTGCTAAATGTCCCGATCATACCGATTACAAAGGGTGTATCGATTTTGACTATCCAAGGAATTATTGATGAACGACGGGCGAAAAAGATTATGGACACTACCCTTCGATACGGGGCGGAGAAGGACATTGATTATTTCATCATTGATTTGTCCGGGCTGGTCATTTTGGATGATCTTTTCCCGGACGTGCTGGCGAAGCTCGTTCATTCCCTGGAATTAATGGGAATTGAAGCACTAATGACAGGTATTACCCCGGCGATCGCCCAGCGCGAAGTGGAAAATGTAAAGTTCAACAAACTAAAAGCGAGAACCGTTGTTAATTTGGAAGCAGCTCTCTCGTCTATCGGATTTTCTTTAGTAGAGAAACAATAAAACCTCGTCACTGGACGAGGTTTTTCTTTTTATTATTTCTTTTCCTTTTCATATTCAATGACTTCTCCTGTTTGTCCATCCACCGTAACATCG
This sequence is a window from Bacillus sp. SB49. Protein-coding genes within it:
- a CDS encoding STAS domain-containing protein, with product MPNEYKLDTTDFQSLRTASRKMFHIISEHLDVQTAYIAKKDDTTMTVLSSYNRDEGIINEGYTVDYGGTYCRFILNSRNKTMTTENLMQEARTKDLEVTGELRKRGFLGVELTDVDGNTFGTLCVMDSEEKVFEQEDIRFLKSIADVLSHIIELDQTQYNMALLNVPIIPITKGVSILTIQGIIDERRAKKIMDTTLRYGAEKDIDYFIIDLSGLVILDDLFPDVLAKLVHSLELMGIEALMTGITPAIAQREVENVKFNKLKARTVVNLEAALSSIGFSLVEKQ
- a CDS encoding glutamine ABC transporter substrate-binding protein — translated: MKKKWVLLITIFAMVSILAACGGDEDASGDSGETYTVATDNNFVPFEFMNEETGEMEGFDIDLIKAVADEAGFNVDIESMKFDGVVAGMQSGRYDIGIAGMTITEERKESIAFSDPYYDAGLMIAVNGDNEEIQSEDDLAGKKVGTRSGTTSETYLKENHPDAELVTFPGIVEAYLDLESGRLDAVMYDVPNVQYYVANDAENLKTAGDILQGEQYGIAFPKDSELVEDVNEALQTLIDNGTYDDIYEEWFGERKYGTESSE